One Coffea arabica cultivar ET-39 chromosome 5e, Coffea Arabica ET-39 HiFi, whole genome shotgun sequence DNA segment encodes these proteins:
- the LOC113688586 gene encoding scarecrow-like protein 23: protein MLQSLLHSNSTATSASNPINSVPIHIPLPPSRNARPSSNSSSSSSSMQSKRSSSAHHDDPSSSLLKRRRSSLGPDNPSTSADRTTDLDNEDDDVAELEAAAAAASLGGAAAGDTESSGLRLLGLLLQCAECVAMDRLDDASNLLPEIAELSSPFGSSAERVAAYFADALSARIVSSYLGTYAPLTIKSLTKSHNQKLFNALQTYNSISPLIKFSHFTANQAIFQALHGEDHVHVIDLDIMQGLQWPGLFHILASRPRKIKSLKITGLGSSMELLESTGRRLSEFAGSLGLPFEFNPVEGKIGNVKDLGQLRVMAGETIVIHWMHHCLYDITGSDFGTLRPKLITIVEQDLSHGGSFLGRFVEALHYYSALFDALGDGLGTDSVERHTVEQQLLGCEIRNIVAVGGPKRTGEVKVERLGEELRRIGFRPVSLAGNPAAQASLLLGMFPWKGYTLVEENGCLKLGWKDLSLLTASAWQPSD from the coding sequence ATGCTCCAGAGTTTGCTCCACTCCAATTCCACTGCTACTTCTGCTTCCAACCCCATTAATTCCGTTCCCATTCACATTCCCCTTCCCCCCAGCAGAAACGCTCGTCCGTCCTCcaactcctcctcctcctcctcctccatgcAGTCCAAGCGCTCCTCCTCCGCCCACCACGACGACCCCTCCTCTTCCCTCCTCAAACGCCGCCGCTCCTCCCTCGGCCCCGACAACCCCTCCACCTCCGCTGACAGGACCACCGACTTAGACAACGAGGACGATGACGTTGCAGAGCTCGAAGCCGCCGCCGCAGCCGCCTCCTTGGGCGGAGCAGCAGCTGGCGACACCGAGTCCTCCGGCCTCCGTCTCCTGGGCCTCCTCCTGCAATGCGCCGAGTGCGTGGCCATGGACCGTCTCGACGACGCCAGCAACCTCCTCCCCGAAATTGCCGAGCTCTCGTCCCCCTTCGGCTCCTCCGCCGAGCGCGTGGCGGCTTACTTCGCTGACGCCCTCTCCGCCCGAATCGTGAGCTCCTACCTGGGGACCTACGCCCCGCTCACCATCAAGTCCCTCACCAAATCCCACAACCAGAAGCTCTTCAACGCGCTCCAGACCTACAACTCCATCAGCCCCCTCATCAAGTTCTCCCACTTCACCGCCAACCAGGCCATCTTCCAGGCCCTCCACGGCGAGGATCACGTCCACGTCATCGACCTGGACATCATGCAGGGCCTCCAGTGGCCAGGCCTGTTCCACATCCTGGCCTCCCGCCCCCGCAAGATCAAGTCCCTCAAGATCACCGGCCTGGGCTCCTCGATGGAGCTGCTGGAGTCCACGGGGAGGCGGCTGTCGGAGTTCGCCGGCTCGCTGGGACTCCCCTTCGAGTTCAACCCGGTGGAGGGCAAAATCGGGAACGTCAAGGACCTGGGTCAACTGCGGGTGATGGCCGGGGAGACCATCGTCATCCACTGGATGCACCATTGCCTGTACGACATCACCGGGAGCGATTTCGGGACGCTGAGGCCCAAGCTGATCACCATCGTGGAGCAGGACCTGAGCCACGGGGGAAGCTTCTTGGGGCGGTTCGTGGAGGCGCTGCATTACTACTCGGCGCTGTTCGATGCGCTGGGGGACGGATTGGGGACGGACAGCGTGGAGAGGCACACGGTGGAGCAGCAGCTGTTGGGGTGCGAGATCAGGAACATCGTGGCGGTGGGGGGCCCGAAGAGGACGGGGGAGGTGAAGGTGGAGAGGTTGGGGGAGGAATTGAGAAGGATCGGGTTCCGGCCGGTGTCGCTGGCGGGGAACCCGGCGGCCCAGGCGAGCTTGTTGCTGGGGATGTTCCCATGGAAAGGATACACGCTGGTGGAGGAGAACGGGTGCTTGAAGCTGGGATGGAAGGATTTGTCTTTGTTGACGGCCTCCGCATGGCAGCCGTCCGATTGA